In Sphingomonas sp. LT1P40, the DNA window GCGAAATCCTTGCCCATGACGTGGTTGGTCGAGGGTTCGATGCCGACCGCATAATGGCCGGCGTGCAGATTCTGCCATTCGAACATCGCCGGAAATTGCGACTTCAGCGTTTCGACCTCGAACCCGAAGCCGATCGCCTCGTTCACGACCGCAACATTGACCTTGCCATTGCCATCGGTGGCCATGTCATGCTGCCAGACTTGCTCATGGAAATTCACGATCGGCGCGGGGAAGGTACGATAGCCGGTGTTCTGCGCCCGATAGCTGTCGGTATGCGCCGCCCAGATCACGTCGCGGATCGGCGCGACATAGCGCGATCCCTCGGCCACTACTGGATGACTGACATTGATGTGGTAGCAATACATATGCGGCGTGCGGTAGAATCCGTGATTGACCACGCGGTCGATCAGCCGGATTTCATCGCCGCCGACGTCCGCCTCGATCCGCCGGATCAAATGCAGGTCTTCGCCGAAAACGGTCGATTGCTGGACGATTCCTTCCGCCCACAACACGCAGTCGTCACCGTTCCACGTCTCGCCATAGCCGGTCAGCCGCGCCGGGATCGTGCCGACGCGCCCGTGCAGCGACGACGACACATTCGCGCGAGGTCCGTAGTTGTAATGCCCCGCCGGGTCGTCGTGCATGAAGAGGACATGGTCGAGGCCACAGGTAATCAGCAGCCCGGACATCGAGCGGAACCAGCCCAGCCCACCCTCGCCCTCATAATCATGCAGCCCCGGATTGCGAAAGCCGGACGGCGAGTGCCAACCGACCGCGCGACCATTATGCTCGCACTCGGCAATGTCCATTGCGCGATCGATCAGGACGGTGAAGCGCAGACCGCTGCCGGTGCGGAATTCGAGCTGGCGCACGCCGCGCTCGACGCCGTCGCCCAAGGTCGACAACCGCACCCCTGCAAATTGCGAGAGCGCGCCGGAATGCGCGGAAAGGTCGCGCCGGGATATGCGTTTGCCGTACAGCCCTGGCACCATCCACTCCGTCATTATGTTGTAAGACGTATTATGTTTAGGGCAGGATGGCGCGCTGCGTCAATCGGCGCGAAGGGAGTTTTCGGAAATGCCACTCGTCCGCCGCTGCTTTGCCGTCGATCTGCATGGCGATCCCGAGCGCATCGCCGCCTATCGCAAATGGCATGAACCCGGTGGCCCGCCCGCCGCCGTCAACGCAGCGATCCGCGCGGACGGGGTGGAGTCACTTGAAATCTGGTGGGTCGGGGACCGGTTGTTCATGGTAATGGAGCAGAACAGCGATGCCGCCCCGGATCCTACTGCCAAGCAGACGCGCGACGCGGCCAACCCCGACGTTGCTGCATGGGACGCGCTGATGGCCGGATTTCAGAAGTCGCTGCCGTTCGCGTCGGACCAAACCTGGGTCGAGATGGAGCGGATCTATGCGCTCAGCGAGCAGCCCTAACCCCTCGGCTGCGCTCGCCGTTTGTCCCACGATCCCGAAATATGCTCGCGCATCGCCAGCGCGGCGCGATCACCATCGCCCGCCGCAATCGCCTCGTAAACCTTGCGGTGCGCCGCCTGTGTCGCCTTCACATGCTCGACGCTCAGCTTGCCGCTATACCCATGTGTGCGCAGCGCCTCCGATTGAATGCCGTCGATGATTGCCTTGCTCAACCGGTCGCCCGACATGCGCATGATGATGTCGTGGAATTTCAGGTCTTCGTGGATATAGGCGGAGGGCATCGTCACCAGCCCCTCCAGCGTCTCGATCTGTGCGGTCAGTTCCGCGACTGTGGCCGGGGTGGCATTGCGCGCCGCCTTGGCCGCCATCGCCGATTCGAGCAGCGAGCGGACCTCCGACAGATTGTCGAGATAGGCCAGCCCCTCCTCGCCCTGGAACAGCGCCGACAGGATCATCGGATCGAGCATGTTCCACGCGCGCCCGTCGCGCACGATCGTCCCGCGCCCCTGTTGCGAAACCACCAGCCCCTTTTCGGTCAGCGCGGTCGTGGCCTCGCGCACCACCGTGCGGCTGACGTCGTACATGTCGCACAACATGTTCTCGGGCGGCAGCGCGGTGCCGATCGGATAGGTGCCCATCACGATGGCGTTGACCAGATCCTCGACCACCGCAGTTGACAGACGCGGGCGGCGGCGGACGCGCTGTGCGGCTGGAGTCGCTGTCGTCATCGATTCATCTCGCTCACGCCGCTCTCGCTCAAACTCATCCGCCCCGTGATTGCTGCCGAACGGTGGAACCGCAACCCCCGATACGTCAAGGGCTTGCAGATTTGGAAAGATAATACATACTATGTTTCGAGCAAGGGCGGATCGTGCGCCCGGATTTGGGGCGTCGTCGTACATGAAGATCACCGGATATCGCAGCCTGACGACGACCCACGACTGGGGCCGGCCGGTCGGCGACGTCAACGGTGTCGTGGACAGTGGTGTGACCGAAGTGCCGATCCTGTTGATCGAAACCGATGGTGGGTTGACCGGGATCGGTTTGGGCCAGCACCGCGATATTGAACGCGTCTTCCCCGCAGTGGAGGGGCAAGACCCGCGCGCCGTCACCGCGCTATACGATTCGATGCTGTCGCACGTGTTCAAGAGCGGGCACGCGGGATCGACCTATGGCGCGATTGCCGCAGTCGATATGGCGTTGTGGGATTTGAAGGCGAAGATGGCGGACGAGCCGTTGTGGCGCACGCTCGGCGCGCTCGACCGCTTCGTGCCCGGCTATGCCTCCGGGCTTTGCTACGGTCTCGACGACCAAGCCTTCGCCGCGCATTATCACGGCTGGGCCGAACGCGGCTTCACCTCGGCCAAGATCAAGGGCGGCAAGGATTTGTCCCGCGATATCGACCGGCTGCTCGCCGCGCGCGATGCGCTGTCGGCCAACAGCGCCCGTCCGGCGATGATGCTCGACGTCAACGAAGCGTGGAACGTCAAGCAGGCGATCCGCCACCTCGCACAGATCGAATCGCAACTCGACCTGACCTGGATCGAGGAGCCGGTGCGCCGCTGGGACGCCGCGGGGCTGGCGCGCATCTCCCGCGCATGCCGCGCCGCCGTCGCCACTGGCGAGAACCTCACCGGCCTCGACCAGTTCGCGCCGCTGTTCGACGCCAAGGCAGTCGATGTGGTTCAGGCGGGCAGCGTGTGGGGCATCACCCATTTTCTGCGCGTGGCGATGGCCGCGCACTCGCGCGACCTGCCGGTGTCGCCGGTCGGCTATGACGCCAACCCGATCGCCCACGCCGCCGCCGCGATGCCGAACATGATCGGGATCGAGGTGCAGGATCTGAACTGGCCCACCGGCATGACGGTCGATCAGCAGATCGGCGATGGCGGCATCCGGCTGGGCGATGCGCCGGGCCTGGGCATTACCATCGACGAGGCGGCGCTGGCGAACGGCGCGACCCCCGGCTGGAGCAGTGCCAGCGGCCCGCATCGCCGCGCGCGTCAGGCCGGATTGCGGCTGGTGCCCGACGGTCCACTCGCCGCAGAATAAAAAGCATAATCGGAGAGCGACATGGCCATAGCCGCCGACACGACCCCATCCTATGTGCTCGGCCCGCAGCGGACGAAGCTGCAACTGTCGCTAATGGTCAATTTCTTCCTGCTGATGGCGCTGTACAGCGGCGTGCTCGGCGTGTTGCTGCCCAACCAGATCGCGGAACTGGATGAGGGGTCAAAGGCGAACAATCTGGCGCTGCTGTTCGCCATTACTTCGGTCTTTTCCACCCTCACCACGCCGATCGCGGGCGCGCTGTCGGATCGCACGCGCAGCCGCTGGGGCCGCCGTTCGCCATGGATCGCGATCGGATCGCTGATCGGGTCGCTAGCGCTGTTCGGCGTGTCGTGGATGACCAGCTTCTGGTCGCTGATGATATTCTGGGTGATGGCCACCGTCGCCTACAACGCGATGCAGCCCGCGATGACGACGTTGATCGCCGACCGTTTCGCGCCGGAAACGCGCGGCGGCGTATCGGGCATCGTCGGCGCGGGCATGACCGCCGGACTGACCGCCGGCACCGTCGTCGCAGGCTATCTCGCGGGCGAGCGGGTGCTCGCTTACGGTCTGTTCGCGCTGGCGATCCTCGCCTCGTGCCTTGCCTTTGTGCTCATCAACCGCGAGCCGCCCAGCGATGCGATGCCGCGTCGGCGTATGCACTGGGGCGAGTTCCTGAAAGGCTTCTGGATTTCCCCGCGCGAGCATCCCGATTTCGCCTGGGCATTCGCCAGCCGCTTCTTCATTTACATGGGGTATCAGGCGGTGGCGGCGTATCTGCTCTACATCCTGCGCGACTATATCGGGCTGGGGAATGACGAGTCGAATATCGCCATCGCCAATATGGCGATCGTCACCTTGATCTTCCTCGTCATCTCCTCGCTCGGCTCCGGCTGGCTGTCCGACCGCTATCAGCGCCGCAAGCCGTTCGTCATTCTCGGCAGCCTCATCATGGGTTGCGCGATGGTCGCGCCGCTGGCGTTCCCGAACATGACCGGCATGTGGGCCTATGCCGCGATTATCGGCGTGGGATACGGCATGTTCATGTCGATCGACATGGCGCTGATGACTCAGGTGCTGCCAAAGAGCGCGCTGGGCGACGAGGGCAAGGATCTCGGCATCCTCACCACCGCCGTCAACATCCCCCAGATCATCAGCCCGATCATGGCCGCGGTGCTGCTCAGCGCGTTCGGCAATGACTATCGCGCGATCTTCTGGGCGGCCGTGATCTTCGTGTTCGGATCGGCGCTGTGCGTCATTCCGATCCGCTCGGTGCGGTAGTTCATCATACGTATGATGATAATTTGACATACTCTTAAAGCTGCGCCATTCACGGTCCAAAGAACAGCTTCAGGAGGGGAATAATGATCCATCGTATCGCCACGATTCGCCGCGCCGCGCTGCTTGCCGCAACCGCCGGTACCGCGCTCGCGCTCAGCCAGCCCGCCCTCGCGCAGGATACCGCGCCCGCCGAGGAACCCGCTGCGGGTGAGGAAGAAATCCTCGTCACCGGCATCCGCGCATCGGAGCGCGCCTCGATCGACATCAAGCGCAACGCCGTTGGCGTGGTCGATTCGATCGTCGCTCAGGACCTGGGCAAGCTGCCCGATCAGAATGTCGCCGAATCGTTGCAGCGCGTGACCGGCGTGACGATCGAGCGCAATCGCGGCGAGGGCCGCTACGTCACGGTTCGTGGCTTCGGCCCCAAGTTCAACGCGGTTACGGTCAATGGCCGCACGCTGGCCACCGACAATAATGGCCGCGAATTCTCGTTCGACGTGATCCCGTCCGAAGTCATCTCGGGCGCCGATGTGTACAAATCGCCGCAGGCGAACATCAACGGCGCGTCGATCGGTGCGACCATCGACGTCCGCACGTTGCGCCCGCTCGACCAGAAGGAAGGCTTCAAGGTCGCGGGTGCCGCGACCGGCATGTATTCGGAAATCGCCGACACCTGGAACCCCGAATTTTCGGGCGTCGCCAGCTGGAAGAATGACTCGGGCACGTTCGGCGTCGCGCTGGCCGGGGTCTATTCGAAGCAGGAAAACCGGATCGACGAATTCACCATCGGCGCTGGCCATGTGCGGCGGTCGGCGGGCGACAGCTATTACAACCTGGCCGGTGTTCCGCGCGGACGCATCGGCGCGGGCGTCCAGAATTTCAGCGGCGTGTCGATGCCTTCGAACCTGTCGCCTTTCTTCTTCGAGCGCGAACTGACGCGCTGGGCGGTCAATGGATCGGTGCAGATGCGGCCAAGCGACAAGCTGACCGTGACGATCGACACGCTCTATTCAAAGGCGCGCTTCAAGGAGCAACAGACCGGCTTGGCCTATGATTTCGCGGGCGGCATTCTGGCCGAACAGGTCGTCCAGGGCGGCAGCGTGGTGAACGGTGTGCAGACCGGCGGCGAGTCCGTTTATCAGCGCTATACCGGCGGCTTCGTCGATCAGATCATCCAGTATGACGACCGCAACGTCACCACCGACCAGTTCGGCATCAACATCGACTGGAAGCCGACCGACGAACTGCGCGTTCGCCTCGACGGCTCGCTCTCCGACGCGCGCCGCCGTGGCAAGGAGAATAATCTTTTCACGACGATCCGCCGCAAGAATATCGACTTCTTCTTCGATCGCCGAAGCGGCAGCCCGATCTATGATTATGGCCTGAGCAGTGCGGCCTATCCCAATGCCGCGACCAACCCGCAGGGAATCACCGCGCATTATTATATCTGGGGCGGCGGATCGAACATCGACGACGAGATCGAGGAGTATCGCGCCGATATCGACTGGAATCCGGGCAGCGGCGCGCTGACCCTTTACGCCGGTGCGATGGCGCAAAGCCGCATCAAGACGATCACCGCCGACGAGATGCCGTTTGGCGAGCAATGCGCCTATTGCGATTCGAACCGCGCCCTTCCCACGTCGCTGTTCCAGCCGACCGATCGCGGCTTTTTCTCGGGCGGCGGCAACAACATCATTCGTGACTGGCTGATCTACGATCCGCGCGCGCTGGTGCTTCAGGTCGATCAGTTCGCCGCGCAGGACGGACGGACATTCAACCCGGCGGTCTTCTCGCCCTCCGGCTCGTCCATCGTGAACGAGAAGGTCAAGGTCGCCTATGCGATGGCCGCGCTCGATACCGAGTTCGCGGGCATGAAGCTCGCGGTGAATGTCGGGCTGCGTTACGAGAATACCGATTATACCTCGTCGGGTGCGTCGCGCACCGTGCTCAGCGCTGTGCCGACCGGCGGCGGTCAGAACACGATCGTCGTCTCGCCGGTCGTACCGGTCAGCTTCCGCGGTAAATACTCGGACTGGCTGCCCTCGATCAACGCCCGCCTTAACCTCACCGACGATCTGCTGCTGCGGTTCGCTGCGTCGAAGGTGCTGACGCGCCCGACCCTCTCGGACCTGTCGCCGCGACAGACCATTCAGACCAATCCCGGCAACGAGACGATCCGTCGCGGCAACCCCGATCTTCAGCCGTTCCGCGCCAGCCAGGTCGAACTGGGTGCCGAATGGTATTTCGCCGACGCGTCGCTGTTGTCGGCGGCGGCCTTCTACAAGAAGATTGACTCGTTCGTGACGTTGGTGACCACGCGCCAGCTGGTCGATCAGGTGACCTTTTCGGTCACCGTTCCGGGCAATGGCGACGGTGCGACCGTCAAGGGCTTCGAGATCGGCTATCGCCAGTCCTTCGCCAACTGGCTGCCCGAACCGTTCGATGGCCTAGGCGTCCAGACCAGCTTCAACTACACCGACTCCGACGCATCCTACCCCAGCGTCGTGCCGGGCCAGACCTACAGCCTCGAAGGGCTGTCGAAATACTCCTACAGCCTGGTCGGCTTCTACGAGAAATACGGCATCCAGGCCCGCGTCGCCTATACCTACCGTGACAATTTCCTGCAGACCGCGGTCGGCCGGAACAGCGAGCAGGAATATTTCGACGCCTATGGCCAGCTCGACGTCAGTCTCTCTTATGACGTCGGCTCGCACTTCACGGTCTTTGCCGACGCGATCAATGTGAACAATGCGAAGGAGTTCCTTTATTCGATGAGCGAGGATCGCACCAAGGAGTATCGCAAGACCGGTCGCCGCATCTCGGCGGGTGTCCGGGTTCGCTTCTGACAGCCACCGCCCCCCTCCCCGGAACGGCTGCGGTTCGCCCCGTCATGGCTCATCGCCGTGGCGGGGCGTTCTGTTTGCGGGGAGGGTGGCAATGCGCGGCACTTCGCCGCATACACAAACCGGGGACCGCGACCGGATGTACAAGTTGAACCATATCGAGGGACAAGAACCCAGCTTCGGTCGCTTCACGCGCAGTGTCCGGTCGAGCCACGATCAGGTCGCGCAGGCGCTGGGCAATGATATCCTCGCCGGCATCCTTCCCCCCGGCGAAAAGCTGCCGCAGGAGGCCGAGATCCTCGCCCGCTTCGGCATTTCGCGCACCGTGTTGCGGGAGGTGTTCAAGACGCTGACGGCAAAGGGGCTGATCGTCTCTAAGACGCGCGTCGGCACGTCGGTGCTCGACAGCTCGCACTGGAATTTCTTCGACGCCGACATCCTTGCCTGGAAATCGAGCCAGGGCTTCGACGTCGATTTCCTGCGCGACCTTGCCGAGATCCGCGTCGCCATCGAGTCCGCCGCCGCCCGTGCCGCCGCCGAACGGCGCAGCGATGCCGATATCGCCGAGCTGCGCCACCATCTGGCCGGCATGCGCGACGCGACCGACAGCGCGCGCGACTTTGCCGAGGCCGATCTGCAATTCCACAAGGCGATCGGTCGCGCGTCGGGCAATGCGTTGATGCGCTCGCTGTCGGCGGTGATCGAGACCGCGCTGATGGCGTCGTTCCGGATGAGCTCGCCCGTCAACGAAGCCGAGGAGCATCAGACCAGCGTACGCGGCCATGCCCAGATCGTCGATGCGATCGAGGCCCGCGACGGCGAGCGCGCCGCGCGGGCGATGCGCGACATCATCGGCCACGGCGTCTCGCGCATCGAAAAGAACCGCGTCCCGCAAAAGCGCCGCAAATAAGCCGATCGCATAAATCGCGCTTTCGACCGATTGCGTCCTATCGCTATTAGTATTATTATATGCTTCGATTTTCCACGAATCCGTAAAAATTCGTAAGGAAGCGCGTTGCACTGGGAGAGACTGGATGACTGACGGCCCAACCACGGAAGGCCTATCACGGCGACATTTCATGCACTGCGCTGCGTGTGCGACCACCGCTGTCGGCGTCGGCACCCTGCCCGCCGCTGCGCTCGCTGCAACCCAGGCTTCGGGCGCGCTGAAGGGCAAGGAGGCGATGCACGAATTCTCCTATGGCAAGGTCAAGCTGACCGGTGGTCGCATCAAGCGCCAGTTCGACCATATCCATTCGCACTTTCTGGCACTCGACAATGACCGCATCCTAAAGGTGTTCCGTCAGAATGCCGGCCTCCCCGCCCCCGGCCCCGACATGGGCGGGTGGTACGACAAGGACGGCTTTGTCGCCGGGCTTACGATGGGCCAGTATATCTCCGGCCTCGCCCGCTATGGCGCCGCGACCGGCGATCAGGCGGCACATGACAAGGTCAAATTGCTGGTCAGCGAGTGGGGCAAGGCGATGGTCAAGGCGACCAACCCCTATGCCGGGCCGCGCGCACAGGCGCAGTGGGCCGCCTATGTCATGGACAAATATGTCGTCGGGCTGGTCGACGCCTATCGCCTGAGCGGGGTGGAGCAGGCCAAGACGCTGTTGCCGATCATCATTGAAAAGTGCCGTCCATACATCTCGCCAGTCTCGCGCGACCGCATCGGCAAGCGCGAACCGCCATACGATGAAACCTATGTCATCTCGGAAAACCTGTTTCATGTCGCCGAGATCACCGGCGACAAGAAATATCACGACATGGCGGTCCATTACCTGCTGAACAAGGAATGGTTCGATCCGCTCGCGCGTGGCGAGGACGTGCTGCCGACCAAACATGCGTACAGCCACACCATCGGCAATGCGTCCGGCGCGCAGGCCTATCTGCATCTGGGCGACGAGAAGTATCGCACCGCGCTCATCAACGCGTGGAAGTTCATGGAGCCACAGCGCTTCGCCAGCGGCGGCTGGGGTCCGGAGGAACAGTTCGTCGAGCTGGGCCAGGGCAATCTTGCCAAGAGCCTGAAAACGTCGAAAGCGCATTTCGAGACGCCATGCGGGGCCTTCGCCGACCTGAAACTGGCGCGCTATCTGATCCGCTTCACCGGTGACGCGCAATATGGCGACGGGCTGGAACGCACGCTCTACAACACCATGCTCGCCACCCGTTTGCCCGACAGCGATGGCGGCTATCCCTATTATTCGGATTACGGCGCGGCGGGCGAGAAGCGCTATTACCATCAGAAATGGCCATGCTGCTCGGGCACGCTGCTTCAGGGCGTCGTCGATTATGTGCTGAACGCCTATTTCCACGACGACGACAATCTGATGGTCAACCTCTACACCCCGTCCGAAGTCACATGGGATCGCCCCGGCGGCGCGGTCGAGGTCGTGCAGGAAACCGACTATCCGGTGACCGACACGGTGAAGCTGAAGGTGCGCAAGGCCGGCAATGGCCGCTTCACGATGAAGCTGCGCATCCCGGCCTGGA includes these proteins:
- a CDS encoding aldose 1-epimerase family protein, with product MTEWMVPGLYGKRISRRDLSAHSGALSQFAGVRLSTLGDGVERGVRQLEFRTGSGLRFTVLIDRAMDIAECEHNGRAVGWHSPSGFRNPGLHDYEGEGGLGWFRSMSGLLITCGLDHVLFMHDDPAGHYNYGPRANVSSSLHGRVGTIPARLTGYGETWNGDDCVLWAEGIVQQSTVFGEDLHLIRRIEADVGGDEIRLIDRVVNHGFYRTPHMYCYHINVSHPVVAEGSRYVAPIRDVIWAAHTDSYRAQNTGYRTFPAPIVNFHEQVWQHDMATDGNGKVNVAVVNEAIGFGFEVETLKSQFPAMFEWQNLHAGHYAVGIEPSTNHVMGKDFARERGELIWLEHGEERRYDSVFRVLPNEAAVADAVARIEGVATQPADEYPVPSGVFPPIGGVA
- a CDS encoding L-rhamnose mutarotase, which codes for MPLVRRCFAVDLHGDPERIAAYRKWHEPGGPPAAVNAAIRADGVESLEIWWVGDRLFMVMEQNSDAAPDPTAKQTRDAANPDVAAWDALMAGFQKSLPFASDQTWVEMERIYALSEQP
- a CDS encoding FadR/GntR family transcriptional regulator gives rise to the protein MTTATPAAQRVRRRPRLSTAVVEDLVNAIVMGTYPIGTALPPENMLCDMYDVSRTVVREATTALTEKGLVVSQQGRGTIVRDGRAWNMLDPMILSALFQGEEGLAYLDNLSEVRSLLESAMAAKAARNATPATVAELTAQIETLEGLVTMPSAYIHEDLKFHDIIMRMSGDRLSKAIIDGIQSEALRTHGYSGKLSVEHVKATQAAHRKVYEAIAAGDGDRAALAMREHISGSWDKRRAQPRG
- a CDS encoding mandelate racemase/muconate lactonizing enzyme family protein, with translation MKITGYRSLTTTHDWGRPVGDVNGVVDSGVTEVPILLIETDGGLTGIGLGQHRDIERVFPAVEGQDPRAVTALYDSMLSHVFKSGHAGSTYGAIAAVDMALWDLKAKMADEPLWRTLGALDRFVPGYASGLCYGLDDQAFAAHYHGWAERGFTSAKIKGGKDLSRDIDRLLAARDALSANSARPAMMLDVNEAWNVKQAIRHLAQIESQLDLTWIEEPVRRWDAAGLARISRACRAAVATGENLTGLDQFAPLFDAKAVDVVQAGSVWGITHFLRVAMAAHSRDLPVSPVGYDANPIAHAAAAMPNMIGIEVQDLNWPTGMTVDQQIGDGGIRLGDAPGLGITIDEAALANGATPGWSSASGPHRRARQAGLRLVPDGPLAAE
- a CDS encoding MFS transporter translates to MAIAADTTPSYVLGPQRTKLQLSLMVNFFLLMALYSGVLGVLLPNQIAELDEGSKANNLALLFAITSVFSTLTTPIAGALSDRTRSRWGRRSPWIAIGSLIGSLALFGVSWMTSFWSLMIFWVMATVAYNAMQPAMTTLIADRFAPETRGGVSGIVGAGMTAGLTAGTVVAGYLAGERVLAYGLFALAILASCLAFVLINREPPSDAMPRRRMHWGEFLKGFWISPREHPDFAWAFASRFFIYMGYQAVAAYLLYILRDYIGLGNDESNIAIANMAIVTLIFLVISSLGSGWLSDRYQRRKPFVILGSLIMGCAMVAPLAFPNMTGMWAYAAIIGVGYGMFMSIDMALMTQVLPKSALGDEGKDLGILTTAVNIPQIISPIMAAVLLSAFGNDYRAIFWAAVIFVFGSALCVIPIRSVR
- a CDS encoding TonB-dependent receptor, whose protein sequence is MIHRIATIRRAALLAATAGTALALSQPALAQDTAPAEEPAAGEEEILVTGIRASERASIDIKRNAVGVVDSIVAQDLGKLPDQNVAESLQRVTGVTIERNRGEGRYVTVRGFGPKFNAVTVNGRTLATDNNGREFSFDVIPSEVISGADVYKSPQANINGASIGATIDVRTLRPLDQKEGFKVAGAATGMYSEIADTWNPEFSGVASWKNDSGTFGVALAGVYSKQENRIDEFTIGAGHVRRSAGDSYYNLAGVPRGRIGAGVQNFSGVSMPSNLSPFFFERELTRWAVNGSVQMRPSDKLTVTIDTLYSKARFKEQQTGLAYDFAGGILAEQVVQGGSVVNGVQTGGESVYQRYTGGFVDQIIQYDDRNVTTDQFGINIDWKPTDELRVRLDGSLSDARRRGKENNLFTTIRRKNIDFFFDRRSGSPIYDYGLSSAAYPNAATNPQGITAHYYIWGGGSNIDDEIEEYRADIDWNPGSGALTLYAGAMAQSRIKTITADEMPFGEQCAYCDSNRALPTSLFQPTDRGFFSGGGNNIIRDWLIYDPRALVLQVDQFAAQDGRTFNPAVFSPSGSSIVNEKVKVAYAMAALDTEFAGMKLAVNVGLRYENTDYTSSGASRTVLSAVPTGGGQNTIVVSPVVPVSFRGKYSDWLPSINARLNLTDDLLLRFAASKVLTRPTLSDLSPRQTIQTNPGNETIRRGNPDLQPFRASQVELGAEWYFADASLLSAAAFYKKIDSFVTLVTTRQLVDQVTFSVTVPGNGDGATVKGFEIGYRQSFANWLPEPFDGLGVQTSFNYTDSDASYPSVVPGQTYSLEGLSKYSYSLVGFYEKYGIQARVAYTYRDNFLQTAVGRNSEQEYFDAYGQLDVSLSYDVGSHFTVFADAINVNNAKEFLYSMSEDRTKEYRKTGRRISAGVRVRF
- a CDS encoding FadR/GntR family transcriptional regulator is translated as MRGTSPHTQTGDRDRMYKLNHIEGQEPSFGRFTRSVRSSHDQVAQALGNDILAGILPPGEKLPQEAEILARFGISRTVLREVFKTLTAKGLIVSKTRVGTSVLDSSHWNFFDADILAWKSSQGFDVDFLRDLAEIRVAIESAAARAAAERRSDADIAELRHHLAGMRDATDSARDFAEADLQFHKAIGRASGNALMRSLSAVIETALMASFRMSSPVNEAEEHQTSVRGHAQIVDAIEARDGERAARAMRDIIGHGVSRIEKNRVPQKRRK
- a CDS encoding beta-L-arabinofuranosidase domain-containing protein — protein: MHCAACATTAVGVGTLPAAALAATQASGALKGKEAMHEFSYGKVKLTGGRIKRQFDHIHSHFLALDNDRILKVFRQNAGLPAPGPDMGGWYDKDGFVAGLTMGQYISGLARYGAATGDQAAHDKVKLLVSEWGKAMVKATNPYAGPRAQAQWAAYVMDKYVVGLVDAYRLSGVEQAKTLLPIIIEKCRPYISPVSRDRIGKREPPYDETYVISENLFHVAEITGDKKYHDMAVHYLLNKEWFDPLARGEDVLPTKHAYSHTIGNASGAQAYLHLGDEKYRTALINAWKFMEPQRFASGGWGPEEQFVELGQGNLAKSLKTSKAHFETPCGAFADLKLARYLIRFTGDAQYGDGLERTLYNTMLATRLPDSDGGYPYYSDYGAAGEKRYYHQKWPCCSGTLLQGVVDYVLNAYFHDDDNLMVNLYTPSEVTWDRPGGAVEVVQETDYPVTDTVKLKVRKAGNGRFTMKLRIPAWTKGAKLLVNGQSQPTTPGKLAAISRSWKAGDIVELTIPQALRTLPIDPENPNLAAVMRGAVMYVGINPWEGIENDVIALPKALSPMPGHPESYRTKVGQRNLVFVPYYAVDTERSTTYFKTA